One segment of Candidatus Melainabacteria bacterium DNA contains the following:
- a CDS encoding diguanylate cyclase has translation MSNLYGAPNGIERRAYRTTNATLNSIPAVNPQQSTSGKLSDPLKRTCTREYLVQLLEGQIELALENKYPLSVVLAEFTSPDGSLQETEAVLYAVAQQFNLNLRPTDIVVRFRNKTLALILHECDEIGARLASQRLTAFLGEGVRVGAEKVVLKPHYGFSSQLTRDSDRASKLLSSAEVSLRALQEA, from the coding sequence ATGTCCAACCTATACGGAGCGCCGAACGGCATCGAACGTCGCGCTTATCGCACTACCAATGCAACCTTGAACAGCATCCCTGCGGTCAACCCGCAACAGTCGACATCGGGAAAGCTAAGCGATCCGCTCAAGCGCACATGCACACGTGAGTACCTGGTGCAGTTGCTGGAAGGTCAAATCGAACTTGCCCTTGAGAACAAGTATCCTCTTAGCGTTGTGCTGGCTGAATTTACAAGCCCAGATGGTTCGTTGCAAGAAACGGAAGCAGTACTGTATGCGGTGGCACAGCAGTTTAACCTGAACTTGCGCCCAACTGATATTGTTGTGCGATTCAGGAATAAGACTCTGGCATTGATTCTGCATGAATGCGATGAAATCGGTGCTCGTTTAGCCAGTCAGAGATTGACAGCGTTTCTCGGTGAAGGCGTGAGAGTTGGCGCCGAGAAAGTCGTGCTGAAACCGCACTACGGGTTCTCTTCTCAGTTGACTCGCGACAGTGACAGAGCTTCTAAGCTTTTGTCCAGTGCTGAAGTTTCTTTGAGAGCACTCCAGGAAGCATAG
- a CDS encoding response regulator transcription factor yields the protein MFRPRTVLCERHELIRFGLKRVVSEVVEIVGEASDGMAAMDLIRRMKPDFVITDVDLDILNGVEICRRVHDEMPTANVLVLTDSYHATKYHNQLVRASARGFCLKSSGPRTLFEAIEQVTRGLPFCDPKITQLVKQSPATSMPNSNLTDREIEVLIRLDLRNKEISEELDMKLRTVEKHIECILAKLKVPTRTAAALKAVQLGYVLLPKMPGRDPVTGVTHEQTVAELQAELAIANEHLKALLKQNELLKEALNEKLRPSGGNPNAPQNPPPRPQPRREDEMEGRSSGSPPPDPFRPE from the coding sequence GTGTTCCGACCACGTACAGTGTTGTGTGAGCGTCACGAACTGATCCGCTTCGGTCTCAAACGGGTTGTTTCAGAAGTAGTCGAAATTGTTGGAGAGGCATCCGACGGTATGGCGGCGATGGATTTGATTCGTCGCATGAAGCCTGATTTCGTAATAACAGATGTTGACCTCGATATTTTGAACGGCGTAGAAATCTGCCGGCGTGTCCATGATGAGATGCCAACGGCTAACGTGCTGGTGTTGACTGACTCCTATCACGCCACCAAGTATCACAATCAGCTTGTGCGCGCGTCGGCGCGTGGATTTTGCTTGAAGAGTTCCGGTCCACGTACTTTGTTCGAGGCAATCGAGCAAGTAACGCGTGGCTTGCCGTTTTGTGACCCGAAAATCACCCAGCTGGTGAAGCAGAGCCCGGCAACTTCGATGCCGAATTCGAACCTCACCGATCGCGAAATTGAAGTTTTAATTCGACTTGACTTGCGCAATAAAGAAATTTCAGAAGAACTCGATATGAAATTGCGTACAGTTGAAAAACATATCGAATGTATTCTTGCCAAGTTGAAAGTGCCGACAAGAACCGCCGCAGCTTTGAAAGCCGTGCAGCTTGGTTATGTGTTGTTGCCCAAGATGCCGGGACGCGACCCTGTCACAGGCGTCACGCACGAACAGACAGTGGCCGAGTTGCAAGCTGAGTTGGCCATTGCCAACGAACACTTGAAAGCTTTGCTCAAACAAAACGAGTTGTTGAAAGAGGCTTTGAACGAGAAGTTGCGTCCGAGTGGAGGCAATCCGAATGCTCCGCAGAACCCGCCACCCCGACCACAACCGCGTCGCGAAGACGAGATGGAAGGGCGGTCGTCAGGTTCGCCACCGCCAGATCCGTTCCGTCCGGAATAA
- a CDS encoding tetratricopeptide repeat protein: MYCTSPDFQAKMTNVHKFIYTLAVAMSIQLGLATEQAFATKLNAAPLPHERDSKDFSNGEETVIPPSATRFKRRPDAREVEKQQKADELEAQKNAALAKKQQLDAEAKAQQQQIEAYNKQAQIAIEANNSAVALGKQGRWMEAIAAHEKAVQYDPKNKQFRVNLSAARTAFGQQRMAQKDYAGAASMFRKALSAAPDNGLAGKMLVECMKKSGLDATNADVRIQVGDQLAGANDFEGAAIEYQAAMQIEPSGKTYVKMGDMAYRYGQITTATNWYRQAIIKDPNCGAAHRQLGFLALAQRDNTSAAASLRKAVILDPKDVAAGQQLVEIWRKQVATNPLLAENHLGLAGALQLTGDFVGAESSYRKLEALDPKNPGLEAGRASLSRAYQHAKAEKHKLASTTLYNQGLRREALAEINQAVMLEPRNAEYQFLLGECLEANGDYQNAHQAYLTCVLIDPENNKEAAARMKAMQNQSGMTAQQSQNAISQVTNRLTGANSQHSPLATPQAQAMPVQTQQTAPAALAQGMPTDNSGVRKNMFEGGSGSPTLPQTMNFRTHDESEAAQSGTAVAAAPGITAPQTTAPAANDNLAKVSACEAQKDYAGAVTILRQLLSDNLQNPDIHHRLAVNLMSAGEISEAISEFRIASALNPKQKAYAEDLARAMSIHKRSMTSDGAGAPQ, from the coding sequence ATGTATTGCACCTCACCAGATTTTCAAGCAAAAATGACTAACGTCCATAAATTCATCTACACCCTCGCAGTAGCCATGAGCATTCAGCTCGGTCTGGCCACCGAGCAGGCATTCGCAACCAAGCTCAATGCAGCGCCTCTGCCTCATGAGCGCGATTCAAAAGACTTCTCCAACGGCGAAGAGACCGTGATACCGCCAAGCGCAACTCGCTTCAAGCGCCGTCCAGATGCGCGCGAAGTCGAGAAACAACAGAAAGCAGACGAACTGGAAGCCCAGAAAAACGCCGCTCTCGCCAAAAAGCAACAGCTCGACGCAGAAGCAAAAGCACAGCAGCAGCAAATCGAAGCCTATAACAAGCAGGCTCAGATCGCCATAGAAGCCAACAACAGCGCCGTCGCCCTGGGTAAACAGGGTCGCTGGATGGAAGCGATAGCAGCCCATGAAAAAGCTGTTCAATACGACCCCAAGAACAAACAGTTCAGAGTCAATCTGTCAGCGGCACGCACAGCTTTCGGCCAACAACGGATGGCCCAGAAAGATTACGCGGGCGCTGCCAGCATGTTCCGCAAAGCTCTCAGCGCAGCACCTGATAACGGTCTGGCCGGCAAAATGCTGGTCGAGTGCATGAAGAAGAGCGGGCTCGATGCAACCAATGCAGACGTGAGAATTCAAGTTGGCGATCAACTGGCCGGTGCAAATGATTTCGAAGGCGCGGCGATTGAATACCAGGCAGCCATGCAGATTGAGCCGTCCGGGAAGACATACGTAAAAATGGGCGATATGGCCTATCGCTACGGACAGATCACCACAGCAACGAACTGGTATCGTCAAGCGATCATCAAAGATCCAAACTGTGGCGCAGCCCACAGGCAACTGGGATTCCTGGCGCTGGCTCAGCGTGACAATACATCGGCGGCGGCATCATTGCGCAAGGCAGTCATTCTCGACCCGAAAGACGTGGCAGCCGGGCAGCAACTTGTCGAGATCTGGCGCAAACAAGTAGCAACAAATCCTTTACTGGCAGAGAATCATCTAGGTCTGGCGGGCGCTCTGCAACTGACTGGAGATTTCGTCGGCGCAGAGAGTTCATATAGAAAGTTAGAAGCTCTCGATCCCAAAAATCCAGGACTGGAAGCCGGCCGTGCCAGCCTCAGTCGCGCCTACCAGCACGCGAAAGCGGAGAAACATAAACTCGCCTCCACCACCCTCTACAACCAGGGGCTGCGCCGCGAAGCACTGGCAGAAATCAATCAAGCAGTCATGCTCGAGCCAAGAAATGCCGAATATCAGTTTCTTCTAGGTGAATGCCTGGAAGCAAATGGCGACTATCAAAATGCGCACCAGGCCTACCTGACATGCGTGCTTATCGACCCGGAAAACAACAAAGAAGCCGCCGCTCGCATGAAAGCGATGCAAAATCAGAGCGGCATGACAGCTCAGCAATCGCAAAACGCAATCAGCCAGGTGACCAACAGATTGACGGGTGCAAACTCACAACATTCACCATTGGCAACACCACAAGCACAAGCGATGCCCGTGCAAACACAGCAGACCGCGCCTGCAGCTTTGGCTCAAGGCATGCCGACTGATAACAGTGGCGTGAGAAAGAATATGTTTGAAGGCGGAAGCGGCTCACCAACCCTTCCCCAGACCATGAACTTCAGAACTCATGACGAGTCGGAAGCAGCCCAATCAGGCACGGCAGTCGCCGCCGCCCCCGGTATCACAGCACCTCAAACTACAGCGCCTGCAGCCAATGACAATCTCGCGAAAGTGAGCGCCTGCGAGGCACAAAAGGACTACGCGGGAGCGGTGACAATTCTCCGCCAACTGCTGTCTGATAATCTCCAGAACCCGGACATACACCACCGACTGGCAGTCAATCTGATGTCAGCCGGAGAAATTAGCGAAGCAATCTCGGAATTTAGGATTGCAAGCGCACTAAATCCGAAGCAGAAGGCTTATGCTGAAGATCTAGCGAGAGCTATGTCCATTCATAAACGCTCTATGACGAGCGACGGAGCCGGAGCACCTCAATGA
- a CDS encoding DNA-directed RNA polymerase subunit beta: MSFYFQAPDLAEFPRRSYRKFLEETLGNLFAEISPIASEFSTRYEVSFVGQDGKVHWRFEDYAPDSGYPTSAEAARKTNMTHAKRMMMEVWLRDTQTHELRKSTAYVADVPVITDRGTFVINGSERVVLGQLVRAPGIYFSQGGPSSYKALWLAEQGAPVSIELELDPGSGKTSRAKCRIKLPKRSWIAATTVLTAMGVDENTMTKRIAPLLERNRIEWKKVSQTEALAVVGRGWKPDGGGGASGGVTALKELTEKRRYNMGHLGRKRVNKKLGVDHESLQLSAEDIMAAVEYILNLPLGNGTTDNIDSLENRHLRGVGDVLTRAVRPALAQMVKSLRTRLELNEDEEIGSPNDLVDCRPVANAMVKFFSGNPLVQYLDQQNPLSELSHRRRITSFGPGGIDPNAAPNEMRDVHPSQIGRVCLVESPEGKNCGLVAYMATYCRIDEDGFLTVPYRRVVEGKVTDEVCYLTPADDKVYSLAPPDTRVIENEIQGPFVSGRRGERFFEMEPKDVDMIGIAPQGFISVGSGLIPFLEHDDANRALMGGGMMRQTLPLIKPERPRVGTGMEKIVARSSGHSIVARRAGTVTRVTGNEIVVTQASGESRTYNLIRFDRTNQNTILDQRPAVKEGQKVEAGQIIADGPAIDNGELALGRNLLIAFLSWRGQNFEDAIVLREGLIRDAKLSHIEIEKHSVGVHQTLRGPEVLTPELPNVANKDLEHLDMRGIAKIGSYVNPGDILVSKLAPKEQRAMSAEEELLQAIFGKVAEEMQDTSLRVPHGSGGRVIDVRIFTPETTPELKSGLICEIEVLIARMCPVEVGDKLAGRHGNKGIVSIVVPDQDMPYLPDGTPVDICLNPLGVPSRMNVGQVFDTQLGLYSQILNRYYRIHQFDESISPDASFNLVRDALAEVRKTPGYEWMGKDGKVILTDGRTGEPFDRPVLVGRQYMLKLNQLVLHKINARSGLGGPYAAVTQQPVGGKANHGGQRMGEMEVWAIQAYGAANILNEMMTIKADDLHGRHQSYADIVQGNPMCAPGRTAAFDGLCCEIRGLGFEMTLGRIVDSFDVVEDKSCSTPSKEPPPKTLEEEYMVSAVDTREEEGVKILEIPAGDYVPISRPLQAPVITSVTTGKNGFKPRIEVSQEPIIDDIDDSDEAYLASFIDDATSDILGPDGTLASGTVNQEDNQRMQEFDEPEEFAAPIDFGRPVEFGKPNEFKKPAEFAPPTAQPAGEQRFALSSADLSDLSAAIAPELSSQQEKLSLDFPSLSDLQSLASELLNLGNTTETVKPPTEPVKSSNPREGGEGEKSHGEGNYIMDDEES; this comes from the coding sequence ATGAGCTTTTACTTTCAGGCACCTGATCTAGCCGAATTTCCGAGGCGATCTTACCGAAAGTTCCTTGAAGAAACACTGGGTAATCTGTTTGCTGAAATTTCACCAATAGCTAGCGAGTTCAGCACCCGCTACGAAGTCTCATTTGTCGGCCAGGACGGCAAAGTCCACTGGCGATTCGAAGATTACGCACCCGACTCAGGCTATCCGACGTCAGCCGAGGCGGCGCGCAAAACCAACATGACTCATGCAAAGCGCATGATGATGGAAGTCTGGTTACGCGACACCCAGACCCACGAACTGCGTAAATCAACCGCCTACGTTGCCGACGTGCCTGTAATCACCGACCGCGGAACATTTGTTATCAACGGCTCTGAACGTGTCGTACTCGGTCAGCTTGTCCGCGCTCCAGGCATCTACTTTTCACAGGGAGGGCCTAGCAGCTACAAAGCTCTCTGGCTGGCAGAACAGGGCGCACCAGTCAGCATCGAATTGGAACTCGATCCCGGTTCGGGCAAAACCAGTCGCGCCAAATGCAGAATCAAACTGCCTAAACGCAGCTGGATTGCAGCAACGACCGTATTGACGGCGATGGGTGTCGACGAGAACACCATGACCAAAAGAATCGCACCCCTGCTCGAGCGCAACCGCATCGAGTGGAAGAAAGTGTCACAGACTGAAGCTCTGGCAGTCGTGGGCAGGGGCTGGAAACCGGACGGCGGTGGTGGCGCCAGTGGTGGCGTCACGGCGTTGAAAGAATTGACCGAGAAACGCCGCTACAACATGGGCCACCTCGGTCGAAAACGTGTCAACAAGAAGCTTGGCGTTGACCACGAGTCGTTGCAACTCAGTGCCGAAGACATCATGGCAGCCGTCGAATATATTCTCAACCTGCCACTGGGTAACGGCACCACAGACAACATAGACAGCCTGGAGAACCGCCATTTGCGCGGTGTCGGCGACGTTTTGACGCGCGCCGTACGACCGGCTCTGGCTCAGATGGTCAAGTCGCTGAGAACGAGGCTGGAGCTCAATGAAGACGAAGAGATAGGCAGCCCCAACGACCTGGTCGACTGCCGTCCGGTCGCCAACGCCATGGTCAAATTCTTCTCGGGCAATCCTCTCGTTCAGTATCTGGACCAGCAAAACCCGCTCTCAGAGCTGTCTCACAGACGCAGAATCACCTCCTTCGGACCAGGCGGTATCGATCCAAACGCCGCTCCCAACGAAATGCGCGACGTGCATCCCTCTCAAATCGGCAGAGTCTGTCTGGTTGAATCACCAGAAGGAAAAAACTGCGGTCTTGTAGCGTACATGGCGACCTACTGTCGCATCGACGAAGACGGCTTCCTGACCGTGCCCTACCGCCGCGTTGTAGAAGGCAAAGTCACCGACGAAGTATGCTATCTCACCCCCGCCGACGACAAAGTCTACTCGCTGGCACCACCTGATACGAGAGTAATTGAAAACGAGATTCAAGGACCCTTCGTCAGCGGCAGACGCGGCGAAAGGTTTTTTGAGATGGAGCCCAAAGACGTCGATATGATCGGTATCGCGCCACAGGGTTTCATCTCTGTCGGATCGGGTCTGATTCCATTTCTAGAACACGACGATGCCAACCGCGCCCTCATGGGTGGTGGCATGATGCGCCAGACCCTGCCGCTTATCAAGCCTGAGCGCCCGCGTGTCGGCACAGGCATGGAGAAAATCGTCGCCCGTTCATCAGGACACTCTATCGTCGCCAGGCGAGCCGGCACTGTCACACGAGTCACAGGCAACGAAATCGTCGTTACCCAGGCAAGCGGCGAATCACGAACTTACAATCTAATACGCTTCGACCGCACTAACCAGAACACAATTTTGGACCAGCGGCCCGCCGTCAAAGAAGGCCAGAAAGTCGAAGCCGGTCAAATCATCGCCGATGGTCCTGCCATCGACAACGGCGAACTGGCTCTCGGTCGCAATCTTCTTATCGCCTTCCTGTCATGGCGCGGTCAGAACTTCGAAGACGCTATTGTCCTCAGAGAAGGACTGATTCGAGACGCCAAGCTCAGTCATATAGAAATAGAAAAGCACTCGGTCGGTGTTCACCAGACTTTGCGTGGTCCTGAGGTTCTCACGCCTGAACTTCCCAACGTGGCCAACAAAGATCTGGAACACCTGGACATGCGCGGCATCGCGAAGATAGGCAGTTATGTCAACCCGGGCGACATCCTCGTCTCCAAGCTGGCACCGAAAGAACAGCGCGCCATGAGTGCGGAAGAAGAACTCCTCCAGGCAATCTTCGGCAAGGTGGCAGAAGAAATGCAAGACACGAGTCTGCGCGTGCCGCACGGCTCAGGCGGTCGAGTCATCGACGTGCGCATCTTCACGCCGGAAACAACGCCTGAGTTGAAATCAGGTCTGATCTGCGAAATCGAAGTACTGATTGCCCGAATGTGCCCCGTTGAAGTAGGCGACAAACTGGCGGGACGCCACGGAAACAAAGGGATCGTCTCGATTGTCGTGCCAGACCAGGACATGCCTTACCTGCCCGACGGCACACCAGTCGACATCTGCCTCAACCCGCTTGGCGTACCAAGCCGTATGAATGTGGGACAGGTGTTCGATACGCAGCTCGGGCTCTACTCGCAGATTCTCAATCGCTACTACCGCATTCACCAGTTCGACGAATCTATCTCACCTGACGCCTCGTTCAACCTGGTCAGAGACGCACTTGCCGAGGTTCGAAAAACACCCGGCTACGAGTGGATGGGCAAGGACGGCAAAGTAATTCTGACCGACGGCAGAACGGGAGAGCCATTTGACCGCCCGGTGCTTGTGGGCAGACAGTACATGCTCAAGTTGAATCAGCTTGTTCTCCACAAAATCAACGCAAGATCCGGATTGGGTGGACCTTACGCCGCTGTCACACAACAGCCCGTGGGCGGAAAAGCAAACCACGGCGGACAGCGTATGGGCGAAATGGAGGTCTGGGCTATTCAAGCCTACGGCGCTGCCAATATTCTCAACGAAATGATGACCATCAAAGCCGACGACTTACACGGACGGCACCAGTCTTACGCCGACATCGTCCAGGGCAACCCGATGTGCGCACCAGGACGTACAGCTGCATTCGACGGTCTGTGCTGCGAAATTCGCGGACTTGGCTTCGAGATGACACTTGGTCGCATCGTAGACAGCTTCGACGTTGTCGAAGATAAGAGTTGCTCGACCCCATCGAAAGAACCACCTCCAAAGACACTCGAAGAAGAGTACATGGTCTCCGCCGTCGATACGAGAGAAGAAGAAGGAGTCAAGATTCTCGAAATCCCAGCCGGCGACTATGTTCCTATCAGTCGACCGCTGCAAGCACCGGTCATCACCTCAGTCACAACCGGCAAGAACGGCTTCAAGCCGCGCATCGAAGTTTCGCAAGAACCAATCATCGACGACATCGACGACAGCGATGAAGCGTATCTCGCTTCCTTCATCGACGACGCCACAAGCGACATTCTCGGACCTGATGGAACGCTTGCCAGTGGAACAGTCAACCAGGAAGACAATCAAAGAATGCAGGAATTCGATGAACCTGAAGAATTCGCTGCTCCTATCGACTTCGGCAGACCGGTCGAGTTCGGAAAACCGAACGAATTCAAGAAACCAGCCGAATTCGCCCCACCGACTGCGCAACCTGCCGGCGAGCAGCGTTTTGCGCTTTCCAGCGCTGATTTATCAGATTTGTCAGCAGCGATTGCGCCTGAACTTTCCAGCCAACAAGAAAAGCTGTCGCTTGACTTTCCGTCGCTCAGCGATCTCCAGTCGCTCGCTTCAGAGCTGCTCAACCTCGGAAATACTACTGAAACGGTAAAGCCCCCCACAGAGCCGGTCAAATCCTCAAACCCTCGTGAGGGCGGCGAAGGGGAAAAATCCCATGGTGAGGGTAATTACATCATGGACGACGAAGAATCTTAA